The window ACCTCATCAACTACTACCCCACCTCCGTCCTCCCCGCCCGCCCTCCGTCCCCTCCACGCGCCTCCATCCCCGTCTCTTCCACTCCCCCGCCTCCTCCCTCCTTCATACCTTCAAATCTTCCTCCTCCCACCATCCCCAAGCCCACCCCCATCCCATCCGCCGCAGCTCCTCCCAGGCCTCCGATTTCCTCTCCACCTTTACCCTCTGCCACCACCAATATATCCGCATCTGGATTTGGGTCGCCGCCAAATACTCTGACAGAGCCCGTATGGGATACGGTGAAGCGGGATTTCTCGAGGATAGGGAGCAATTTAAAGCTGGTTGTTTTCCCAAATCCATATAGGGAGGATCCGGGTAAGGCCTTGAGAGACTGGGATTTGTGGGGACCATTTTTCTTCATCGTATTCCTCGGCCTTACTTTATCCTGGTCTGCTTCCGTTAAGAAGGTGTGGCGGCTATCTGTCTTGCGGCTTTACATTTTATCATTATTACTATTCGGGTTAAACTGATTAGGTTGCTTGAATTTCTTCTTGTGCTCGCTGTCTATGCATGCAAGAGAGCGTGAATGTAGATTTTAATTGCAAGTCTGATTCAAGATCATAATTACCGTTCTTTTTTCAGTTCcatgtgatttttattttgTACCCATTTTCTTAGAGTGAGATGCACTCACTGTGTTTTGTGCTAAACATTTATGTCTAATTTTAACGTGGTCATGCACGTCTGATGAGCAATTCAAATGCTAAAGACAGGCTCATAATTTGCAATGGGCACGTTTAGCCTGGAATGAAGTGGAAAGTGCTGGTTTCAATTCCTTTAGAGTGTTGTTGAGAGTTCATATATTCATTTCTGTAGCAGTGGTTATCTGAGAAGTACTAGAAATTTATTTAATAGATTGGAAAGGATTGCATCTTACAGACATTTATTTTGGGTCTATGTGTACCGGTGAACCCCAGTTTGATAAATTTGTTTGCATCTTACAGGCATTACACCCACCTCCccgccacacacacacacacacacacacacgtgattCTGGCTCCGCCATTGATAACATGTTTGAGTTGAAGAGTATGATGCAGAAGAAGAAAACCATATACTACATTACCTGCATCTTGAACTATAATTTCCTTGCGACCATAGTTTCTCCTCATTTTCTTACATTTAATTGAGTTTCCCCTACTGCAAAATTGGTAACATAATGCTAACAAAACGATATGGAAACTTCTGTTGTTTAGAATTCACTTTTTGTGTAGATTATGTGTTTCAGTTCCTCTGATCCATTTAGCTTTTGGGTTCCAATTTTCCTTGGGTTGCCGAATTTGGTTGCTTTATATTGAACCCTAAACTTATATCCACTAAATATTCTGCTACGATTTTTCTGTGACCAGATTATGAGAAGGAAATAAAATTAGTTTGGAAAGCTGTGATTGAATAATATATTGGTAGAATTCACCTGAGCTTAACAAAACTCAAGAACAAAAGAACAAAAATATAATGCGATTGTAttgatttgatgaaataaacaaaggaaaaaaaaaaccagaGGTAGCCTCTGTACTCTCCCTAGCACTGCTAGTTACAATTCATGATAAAAAATAACAGAATGCCTGGAACCCCTCTCTTGCCTCATGATGTCGACCGGGCAAATCGGGTAATAGCCGGGTGTGCAATCTGCCAAGTCTGGTGTTTGAATTTTCTAGAATGAATGGCCGGTGATCCGGGAGGATTGAGTTCCCTATAGCCTGAGAACCAGCGCCCGGGATGACCTGAGTATTAATCCTGAAATCACAGAACGtaaaagggggggggggggcgccggaagttgttccggcgtatccactccgacgctcaagtcagtgatgcACGCAAAGGAAAACTGAGGAAGaaagtaaaaatatttgtgAGTGCTTGTGAATATTAAGAGAAGAGTCGATCCCCTGTGAAATACCAACGGAGGGTATTTATAGATGAGGCTGGTAGATAACTTGCCCGCAAAGTTCGGATGGTGGTCCATGACTTGGGGTCATGGGCCACGTTGCAAAGTAGCGGGCCATGTACTGAGAGTGGACTTGGTCATGAAGTGTGGGAGGATGGGCTCCGCGATATCCGGAAGACCTGGTGGTCTGGGAGAGAACGTGTCTCCTTCCCGGGTATTTTCTATCCGGGTGCCTCTGAGGTACTTTTCAGACCGGGAAG is drawn from Primulina eburnea isolate SZY01 chromosome 10, ASM2296580v1, whole genome shotgun sequence and contains these coding sequences:
- the LOC140803012 gene encoding protein YIP4b-like, with protein sequence MSHSDTIPLNSSSQSDIDEIENLINYYPTSVLPARPPSPPRASIPVSSTPPPPPSFIPSNLPPPTIPKPTPIPSAAAPPRPPISSPPLPSATTNISASGFGSPPNTLTEPVWDTVKRDFSRIGSNLKLVVFPNPYREDPGKALRDWDLWGPFFFIVFLGLTLSWSASVKKSEVFAVAFALLAAGAVILTLNVLLLGGHIIFFQSLSLLGYCLFPLDVGALICMLKDNVIVKIIVVAVTLAWSSWAAYPFMSSAVNPRRKALALYPVLLMYVSVGFLIIAID